Genomic DNA from Streptomyces sp. NBC_01571:
GGGCACGCGGTGTTCTCGCTGGAGCCCGGCGAGGAGCACTACAACCCCATCGGAAGCGTCCACGGCGGGATCTACGCGACCCTGCTCGACTCCGCGGCGGGGTGCGCCGTCCAGACGACGCTTCCGCAGGGCATGGCCTACACCTCGCTCGACCTGACCGTGAAGTTCCTGCGCCCGATCACGGTGGACACCGGCAAGGTCCGCGCCGTGGGCACCGTCCTGAACGGCGGCCGCCGCACCGCGCTGGCCCAGGCCGAGCTGTACGACTCCACCGACCGGCTGCTCGCCCACGCCACCAGCAGCTGTCTGCTGTTCCCGGCGCCGGCGGCCTGAACCGCGTACGGCGCGTCGGGGCCGTCTTCGCTGGAAGGCCTCCGGAAGCGGCGAAGGCGTCGTCCTGAGGTCCTCGCGAGCTGTCTCGGCATCGCCGCCCGGCTCCCCCGGTCCGCTCGGGGTGCGGGACTCGCTCTGGCCTGCACCGGAGGGCGCTCTGGCCGGGACCGGCGGGCGCCGTGGCCCAGGTTGGCCGCGGGCCACGCGATCACAGCGCGAGTCGTTCACGGCTGCTCGGAGGCCGGTTCGCCGTGCCGGGAAGTCACCGCGACCCGGATACCGTTCGCCGCGGCCAGGAAGTCACCGCGACCCGGATACCGTTCGCCGCGGCCAGGAAGTCGCTCTCCCCTCGGTGAGGGAGTCGACTCACCGCGGCCCGGAAATCGGTCCGGAAGCGGCGGGTCGGGGGCCGTAGGCGGCCTGGGCGCGTGTCGCGCCCCTGGACCAGCCGTGTCGCCCCTGAACCTGCCTCCGGGACCGGGACCGCCCGTGCCCGCGGAGTCTGCGCTCCGCAGGCACGGGCATGCCGCCCTGCCGTAGGTCAGGCGGGGGTGATGTTCTCGGCCTGGGGGCCCTTCTGGCCCTGGGTCACGTCGAACGTGACGGCCTGGCCTTCCTGGAGCTCACGGAAACCACTCGAGTTGATGTTCGAGTAGTGCGCGAAGACGTCGGGGCCGCCGCCGTCCTGCGCGATGAAGCCGAAGCCCTTTTCCGAGTTGAACCACTTCACGGTTCCGGTGGCCATGTCAATGCCTCTCAGTCGATTTCGGATCCGCACCGCGCGAATCCGGAGGTGATCGCCCTGGTCCTCAGGCACTGCACAGCAAAAAGCCCGCACCGGAGCGCGGGCAGGTACTGCGAACCACGACATCTGCGAGCGACGCTACACGGCGAATCCGCGTACCACCAGAGAGCAACGGCCATCAGGAGATGGAGCCGCCCCGGCCCGGGCGTGGCAAAGGCCCGCAGTTCGGGCCGTTTCACACCAGGGGGTGACGGCCGAACGATGGGCGGCACGCGCCTCCACGACGGGCGGCACGGGCGTCCGCCACCTCTTCGCACCCCCGGCCGGGTGAGCGAGCCGCTCGGAATCCCCGCGCGCTCGCCCCCCGGCGACTCCATGGCAAGGCGACCGCGGCCCGAGTGGTTCAGGAGGGCGCGCCGGTCAGGACTTCCACTTTGCCGGTGTCGAGCGAGTAGTAGGCGCCGACCACGGCGAGGGTGCCCTTCTTCACGAGCGGCGCGAGGTCCTTGTTGGAGCCCAGGTCGTCCGCGGTCAGCTTCACCTGGGCGCGGGCCATGGTCTCGACCGGGTCGGACCCGCCTTCCCGGGCCGCCCGGTCGTACGCCGGACGCAGGGCCTCGACGATCGCCTGCAGATTGCCGGGCAGTGGTTTGCTGTCGCGAATCGACTTGTACGCCGCCTCGACCGCTCCGCACCG
This window encodes:
- a CDS encoding PaaI family thioesterase; its protein translation is MGRSRTYEWEDPSVSASEVGRTSGLDFLRAMIAGRLPSPPLGATLGLVLEEVDHGHAVFSLEPGEEHYNPIGSVHGGIYATLLDSAAGCAVQTTLPQGMAYTSLDLTVKFLRPITVDTGKVRAVGTVLNGGRRTALAQAELYDSTDRLLAHATSSCLLFPAPAA
- a CDS encoding cold-shock protein, producing MATGTVKWFNSEKGFGFIAQDGGGPDVFAHYSNINSSGFRELQEGQAVTFDVTQGQKGPQAENITPA